The following nucleotide sequence is from Siphonobacter curvatus.
GGTGCACCGAAAGATTGGCCGCGAACTCCTTCGCCGTTTTGATGGCAATGGGTTGCGTATAATTGATATGAGCCGTTTCCTTCTCTAGTAAATGGAAAAACTCGTGCACGTGTTTGTACTCTTCCGACACGTGATTCGGCTCGGGAAAATCAGCGATTCGGGCACATTCAATCATCACTAGTTGCAAGTATGCCTGAATGACATCTTCGTTGAGTTTCTGGCCGGACCGCTCCTCTTCCAGCATGCGTTGAAACAGTGGATTCAGAACGGCCACCTGTTGCGGATTCAATCGGATAACGCTCTTTTTCTTGTCGAGAAACAGGGTGTACTTGTCCAGCGTAGCTTTCAGTAGCGGGTGATGATCGAGCAGCGTCTTTTGAAAGTTACAGGAATAGCCGCCCGCGTTACACGAGCGTTTTTGCCAGGAAATGATATCACTAGGGTGAATAAAAATAATGGTCGGGTCATCCAGATAATAGGTATGCGTACCAATGGTCAGCACGCCCGATCCCTCAGTAACTAAGAGGATTTTATAAAATTCCCGACGGTTGGGAGACAGGTAATTCCGGCAGGGATTTTCAGCCCGGTTAATAATCCGGACGGGTAAGGTCTGAAAGTTGTCCCGAATCACGGGTATCAACTCCGGCACATCCCGTAAAGTATCAATGGTTCGCGTATCCAGGGTTTTGTGTTCCATCGGCGATAGGGAAAAGGTCAGGATGAGGTAAAACGGGTATTCGAAAATCCGAAGATTTTAGGGGAATTTCAGCCCTGCCGCTGAAATAGCTTCAGTAGCAAACGTCTGATAAAGGTTTGAACGGAAAAAGGAAAATGAAAAGTTTCCGCCTTCGGGAAATTCTGTAGGTTATTGGTAACAGAACCTTTATTTAAAAGCCAGAGCGTGTACCGTTCTACTTCATGTCTATGAAACAAACCAAAGTTCTGCATTAAGAGTAAAGGCTGCTATTGCGAACCATACCGCTTGCAATAACCAGTAATGACTAGACTCTTCGTTTTCTGTATTTCAATCATAAAGGACATTTTGTCCATTTTACATAAAACACTAACTTTCAGGTAATTAACAAAAAAAATAACTTCCCAAAAGTGAAGCAACTTTTAGGAAGTTAGAGTTAAACACTATGCTTTAATTGATTTTCAGAATTTTACCCCACTCATACTCTATTCTAAGTAAAGACGAAGGGATACATCTACCTAAACATCAGCAATTAACTAATTAAAGAAAATAGTACCAGTAAGCAGCACGGATCGTTAAATGACTACTGCTTATTTCGCCCCTTTCACTTGCATGTCCATCGTATATACCGCTTCGGAAGCCGTGATGAACAGGGTACGGCGATCTTTTCCACCGAAACACACATTTCCTACCCAACCCGCCGGTACCGGAATAGTCTGGATCAGCGTTCCCTGCGGATTATACACCCTGACACCCTTACCCGTCAGATAGATGTTTCCCCGTTCATCGATAGTCATGCCATCGGACCCCTGAGCCGTAAACAGCCGTCGATTGTTCAATCGTCCATCGGCAGCAATATCGTACTGGTACGTTTTATTCGCCTGAATGTCCGCCACGTATAGATGTTTTCCATCGGGTGTTCCAATGATTCCGTTGGGTTTTACTACCGTACTATCCACTAATTGAGCTTCTTTTTTTCCCTTGGGCAGGAAGTAGACGTACTGTCCCGGCAGTTCAGGCTTTTTTCGCTCCCAGTAATCCCGCTGGTAATAAGGATCGGTGAAGTAAAGATCCCCTTTGGGCGTAATCCACAAATCGTTAGGACCATTCAATCGTTTTCCGGGTTCACGGGTCAGTAGTACCGTCACTTTTTTGTCCGGACTAATGGACCAGATCTCATTATTTTCATCCGCACAGGAAATCAGATTCCCCTTAGCATCGAAATACAGTCCATTCGAGCGACCCGTTTTATCCATGAACAAGGAAAGTTTACCTTCCGTATCCACCTTCCATATCTTATCGTTGGGTTGATCCGTGAAATACACATTCCCTTTTTTATCGGCGGCGGGGCCTTCCGTAAAGCTGAACTGTTTAGCAACCAGTTTCAAGGCGGCACCCGGACTCGTTACGGAATCAGCCCGCGGGCTGATTTGACTAAACCCCGGAATTCCGGCCAGCATCAGTACGGCAAGCATTCGTTTCATATGGTAGCGTTTATGGTTAGACTTCTTGTGAATGTATAAAAAAAACGGTGAGCTCTTAAATGTCGCAATCTCACCCGCTGAATGCCGGACTTACACACCTCGTTCTAGCCAAGGCTACATTACTTTTGTATTGATCATCGCACCTAAAGGATGAACATCCAGGAACTTCTTCAGAACCAGCAGCAAATGACGTAGAATTTCGTTGGGAGCTACTTCTTTTTTATCGGGTCCCTACGCAACGGCATACGTATCTGTTAAAAAAGATTCAGCAGGGCCTGTAAAAGGCCAGCAATCTTACGCATTAAACGGCATATTCTTACCCGTACTATTCTCTTCCGTTCACCTCTCATTCAATTACGATGAAACCGAAAACGATCAATCTATGGTACTGGACTCTGACCGTTCCCTTTGCCCTTCTGATGTTCATGGATGGCATAGGCGGCCTGATGCGAGCCGAAGCCGGTCAGGAAGTCATGCGGCATCTGGGCTACCCCTTGTACGTGCTCAGTATTTTTGGAATGGCCAAAGTACTCGGAGCGATTGGCCTCATCCAGCCCTGGTATCCCACGCTGAAGGAATGGGCCTTTGCGGGCTTCACCATCAATTTTATCGGAGCAGCAGCTTCCCGGGCGTATGTAGGTGATGCTATGTCGCTTATACTGATGCCCCTGGTGATGCTTGCTTTGCTGTTGGGTTTGTATGTTCTGGGAAAAAAGCGGGACCGTATGCGGGGAAAGTCGCTTGAACTAAGGTATTCGACTGACATGCGTAAACTCGCTTAATCCTATTAAACACAAACGGCAGGGGTTTCCCTGCCGTTTGTTGCGGATTCTATTGAACATTACCTATTAAAATGTAGTGATTCCAGTTTAAAACCGCCTTTATCTACGTACACCCGCAGGGTATTTACACCCCGATTCAGCCGAATGGACTGAGTGGGTGTTAAGCTCCAAGCTTCGCCCTGGTTTCCCAGCGGCATTGCTTTTACGACGCGTTTGCCATTGACGTCTACTGAAAGTGTTCCACCGGGTGAAGCCACCCGAAAAGACAGTTGATACGTACCCGCTTTTTCGGCCTGAACTGTATACTGCAACCATTCGCCCGCTTCGCTATGACTGATGTAGTATCGGTCTCCTTCCCGTTCAATATCCACACCGTCGTTGCGGTACTGGCGACCCCGGTTGCCGACGGTATTGACGCCGGGTGTGTAATGATAGCTGGCGGAGTCCGTATCGAAGTACGCGGACCGCTGACGACCCAGATCGAAATCCACGGCTTTAATCACCGTATTTTTCCTGAGTTGATGGGTGGCAAAAGGTCGCGTCTGGCTGGACTGTACCTGTCTAAATAGGGCGTCCACTACATCTGGATGAAAGCGGTTATTCTCCAGTTTGAGATTTTCCAGCAATTCATTCAGAATTCGTTCGGCTTCCGCAGCGGAAGGTTTCGCTCCCTTACCGGACCAGTACGCCAGGAGTTGTTCATAACCCGGCGTAACTTTGATTTCCAGGGGATTGTTGATTCCCATCTTCTTTTCCTGCCACCAGCACCAGCCGATGTCGTGGC
It contains:
- a CDS encoding SMP-30/gluconolactonase/LRE family protein, translating into MLAGIPGFSQISPRADSVTSPGAALKLVAKQFSFTEGPAADKKGNVYFTDQPNDKIWKVDTEGKLSLFMDKTGRSNGLYFDAKGNLISCADENNEIWSISPDKKVTVLLTREPGKRLNGPNDLWITPKGDLYFTDPYYQRDYWERKKPELPGQYVYFLPKGKKEAQLVDSTVVKPNGIIGTPDGKHLYVADIQANKTYQYDIAADGRLNNRRLFTAQGSDGMTIDERGNIYLTGKGVRVYNPQGTLIQTIPVPAGWVGNVCFGGKDRRTLFITASEAVYTMDMQVKGAK
- a CDS encoding AraC family transcriptional regulator, with product MEHKTLDTRTIDTLRDVPELIPVIRDNFQTLPVRIINRAENPCRNYLSPNRREFYKILLVTEGSGVLTIGTHTYYLDDPTIIFIHPSDIISWQKRSCNAGGYSCNFQKTLLDHHPLLKATLDKYTLFLDKKKSVIRLNPQQVAVLNPLFQRMLEEERSGQKLNEDVIQAYLQLVMIECARIADFPEPNHVSEEYKHVHEFFHLLEKETAHINYTQPIAIKTAKEFAANLSVHPNYLNALLKKYTGQNVSTHIRNRLLEEAKSLLLQTNWNLQDIGYSIGFADQPNFSLFFKKNTGITPAEFRRSSHQLQRQTMA
- a CDS encoding DoxX family protein translates to MKPKTINLWYWTLTVPFALLMFMDGIGGLMRAEAGQEVMRHLGYPLYVLSIFGMAKVLGAIGLIQPWYPTLKEWAFAGFTINFIGAAASRAYVGDAMSLILMPLVMLALLLGLYVLGKKRDRMRGKSLELRYSTDMRKLA